A stretch of DNA from Rothia mucilaginosa:
GGATGCACGCAATGCTTCCGAGGGTCGAGCGACCGCGGACGAACTGGACGATACAGCGCCACTCATCGTGTACTTCTCCTCCATCTCCGGTAACACCCACAAGTTCGTGGAGAAGATCCGTGCCCGCCGCCTCCGCCTGCCGCTGCGCACCGGCGAAGACACCCTCATTCTTGATGAGCCGTTCGTGCTCGTCGTCCCCACCTACGGCAAGCCTGAAGGCGCCGGTAACGTTCCCCCGCAGGTGGTTAAATTCCTGAACGTGGAGCAAAATCGCCAGCATATGCTCGGTGTGATTGGCTCCGGCAACACCAACTTTGGTCCGCTCTTCGGTATCGCGGCAGACATTGTCGCCAAGAAGTGCGAAGTGCCCGTGCTCTTCAAGTTTGAGCTCATGGGCACCGATTCAGATGTAGAAAAAGTCAACGAAGGATTGGAAGCATTTTGGACGCAAAACTGCCCTCAGCACTAGAAACTCTCGGTGCGAGCCACAGCGGCAAGAGCGTGCCCGAGAAGTTCAAGGGTATGAGCTACCACGAACTGAACGCACTGCTGAACCTCTACGATGAGAACGGCCAGATTCAGTTCGATGCAGACCGCCAGGCTGCACGTCAGTACTTCCTGCAGCACGTCAACAACAACACTGTCTTCTTCCACGACCTGGAAGAGAAGATCGAGTACCTGATCGAGAACCAGTACTACGAGCCGGAACTCTTCGACAAGTACAACTTCCAGTTCATTAAGAACCTGTTCAAGCGCGCCTACGCCGTGAAGTTCCGCTTCCCGACCTTCCTGGGTGCCTTCAAGTTCTACACCTCCTACGCGCTCAAGACCTTCGACGGTCAGCGCTACCTGGAGCGTTTTGAAGACCGCGTCTGCATGGTCGCACTGCTCCTGGCAGAAGGCAACGAGAAGCTCGCCGAAGACATCGTGGACGAGATCATCTCCGGCCGTTTCCAGCCGGCAACCCCGACCTTCCTCAACGCAGGTAAGAAGCAGCGCGGCGAGCTCGTCTCCTGCTTCCTGCTGCGCATGGAAGACAACATGGAGTCCATCGGCCGCTCCATCAACTCTGCACTGCAGCTCTCCAAGCGCGGCGGCGGCGTGGCATTCGCCCTGACCAACCTGCGCGAATCCGGTGCGCCCATTAAGAAGATTGAGAACCAGTCCTCGGGCGTTATCCCCGTCATGAAGCTGCTGGAAGACGCCTTCTCCTACGCAAACCAGCTCGGCGCACGTCAGGGTGCCGGTGCCGTGTACCTGCATGCACACCACCCCGACATCTACGCCTTCCTGGACACCAAGCGTGAGAACGCTGACGAGAAGATCCGCATCAAGACCCTCTCCCTGGGCGTTGTCATCCCCGACATCACCTTCGAGCTGGCGAAGAAGAACGAGGACATGTACCTCTTCTCCCCGTACGATGTGGAACGCATCTACGGCGTGCCCTTCTCCGACATCAACGTCTCCGAGAAGTACTACGAGATGGTCGACGATGCACGCATCACCAAGACCAAGATCAACGCGCGTGAGTTCTTCCAGACCATCGCAGAGATCCAGTTCGAGTCCGGCTACCCGTACGTGATGTTCGAAGACACCGTCAACCGCGCGAACCCCATCGCCGGTAAGGTCATCATGTCCAACCTGTGCTCCGAGATCCTGCAGGTTTCTGAGCCGTCCACCTACCACGCTGACCTCGGCTACGAGACCGTCGGTAAGGACATCTCCTGCAACCTCGGTTCGCTGAACATTGCACTGACCATGGACGGCGACGACTTCGGCAAGACCGTGGAAACCGCGATTCGTTCGCTGACCTCCGTCTCCGACCAGTCCGACATCCGCTCCGTACCCTCCATCGAGCGCGGCAACAACATGAGCCACGCCGTGGGTCTGGGCCAGATGAACCTGCACGGCTACCTGGCACGCGAGCACGTCTACTACGGTTCCGAAGAAGCACTGGACTTCACCAACATGTACTTCTACACCGTCGCCTACCACGCAATCCGCGCCTCCATGCAGATTGCTAAGGAACGCGGCCAGCGTTTCGAGGGCTTCGAGAACTCGAAGTACGCATCCGGTGAGTTCTTCGCCAAGTACATTGAGAAGGAATGGGCACCGCAGACCGAGCGTACCCGCGAACTGTTCGCTAAGCAC
This window harbors:
- the nrdI gene encoding class Ib ribonucleoside-diphosphate reductase assembly flavoprotein NrdI, translated to MSTALTPNPVDEHAEIRKILMDARNASEGRATADELDDTAPLIVYFSSISGNTHKFVEKIRARRLRLPLRTGEDTLILDEPFVLVVPTYGKPEGAGNVPPQVVKFLNVEQNRQHMLGVIGSGNTNFGPLFGIAADIVAKKCEVPVLFKFELMGTDSDVEKVNEGLEAFWTQNCPQH
- the nrdE gene encoding class 1b ribonucleoside-diphosphate reductase subunit alpha produces the protein MDAKLPSALETLGASHSGKSVPEKFKGMSYHELNALLNLYDENGQIQFDADRQAARQYFLQHVNNNTVFFHDLEEKIEYLIENQYYEPELFDKYNFQFIKNLFKRAYAVKFRFPTFLGAFKFYTSYALKTFDGQRYLERFEDRVCMVALLLAEGNEKLAEDIVDEIISGRFQPATPTFLNAGKKQRGELVSCFLLRMEDNMESIGRSINSALQLSKRGGGVAFALTNLRESGAPIKKIENQSSGVIPVMKLLEDAFSYANQLGARQGAGAVYLHAHHPDIYAFLDTKRENADEKIRIKTLSLGVVIPDITFELAKKNEDMYLFSPYDVERIYGVPFSDINVSEKYYEMVDDARITKTKINAREFFQTIAEIQFESGYPYVMFEDTVNRANPIAGKVIMSNLCSEILQVSEPSTYHADLGYETVGKDISCNLGSLNIALTMDGDDFGKTVETAIRSLTSVSDQSDIRSVPSIERGNNMSHAVGLGQMNLHGYLAREHVYYGSEEALDFTNMYFYTVAYHAIRASMQIAKERGQRFEGFENSKYASGEFFAKYIEKEWAPQTERTRELFAKHHIPTREEWIQLAADVAQYGMYNQNLQAVPPTGSISYINGSTSSIHPIASKIEIRKEGKLGRVYYPAPYMTNDNLEYYQDSYEIGYEKIIDTYAVATQHVDQGLSLTLFFRDTATTRDINRAQIYAWRKGIKTIYYIRLRQMALEGTEVEGCVSCML